One Lentibacillus cibarius DNA window includes the following coding sequences:
- a CDS encoding tetratricopeptide repeat protein, whose protein sequence is MSVRYQIEREDGPICIVSFIQDEDGNKVRVKPLKKRKRESEQIKDLLEQIEFKDGNSPLEFIESCLEKFDENAFSYREVDSGDYQVTLQFGVGKKQIGTSSPLINGVSEYFGENVMSDALERMKTNAYYNLEENANELLAMVRKERYQEAFELYQDDTVKTNLYLAGTAPEILLDAIFQIKAEELPHESRVKLSLQKLGACEINQCHARAESDARWLLEQDSSLSEDVIFNVRLALGNALVSQELFEAAEFHYNEALKMEKEINAHSKAWAYYNIGYVLKSQGKMTEALESYTKAGDLWLNKGDHQQAIRAYMSVIRHYEGSQPKEAIHILQERIDHLVVLQNSNSETIGISHVLGYLYFHQGKIADELKRYEKAKDAFLSSYHTRKGLIGIDDEIEATLNYLVIVCRALGESEEAQSWKTKLHDFKERSIKTEDWKLRERMITLLNTDSEIDPHKLAELKQDVDKMESIHLRVMFLLTLASRQIDEKPDIALQSLDQAMKLNIEEYPDEHVLVLKLYAKIMKVLNRMEKAYDYLCEAIRVKPTYIELYPQVVFLAQELGKDDSKLEHALSWVKIEEDNVTAWQVIGTQYEKLGQPRESYEAFKEALAVAPFDPEVQEQIKQSLHRVTEQVMEQTETDTRSYPLIADFLNEPKEKVHKTIQNRMSEKLYSFQKIIEKHHTPDFWRRESGKIKWISSPEKKAQQYLLLYLRTQLHPDIEVLDEVVIGEGRMDVYIRIPPGINLILEIKMCGEGYSSTYTKGAIEQTEAYMDKKDCTMGYLVVFDARKRDLGKGFEQLYQLGNKQIETQIIDIRHKSPSGN, encoded by the coding sequence ATGTCGGTGCGTTATCAAATTGAAAGAGAGGATGGACCTATTTGCATAGTTTCCTTTATTCAAGATGAAGACGGGAACAAGGTAAGGGTTAAACCTCTTAAAAAAAGAAAAAGAGAGAGTGAACAAATCAAAGACTTACTCGAACAAATAGAGTTTAAAGATGGTAATTCACCATTAGAATTTATTGAATCATGTTTAGAGAAATTTGATGAAAATGCTTTTTCCTATAGAGAGGTTGATTCGGGTGATTATCAAGTTACTCTTCAATTTGGAGTTGGTAAAAAACAAATTGGCACTTCATCGCCACTTATTAACGGTGTGAGTGAATACTTTGGTGAAAACGTGATGTCAGACGCGTTGGAGCGAATGAAAACTAATGCTTATTATAACCTTGAAGAAAATGCGAATGAGCTTTTGGCAATGGTGCGCAAAGAAAGGTATCAGGAAGCATTTGAACTGTATCAGGATGATACAGTGAAGACAAACCTTTATTTGGCAGGGACTGCACCGGAAATACTGCTAGATGCTATATTTCAAATAAAGGCTGAAGAACTACCGCATGAATCAAGAGTAAAGTTATCTCTTCAAAAGCTTGGGGCATGTGAGATTAATCAATGCCATGCACGTGCGGAATCTGATGCGCGCTGGCTTCTCGAACAAGATTCATCTTTAAGTGAAGATGTTATTTTTAATGTTCGCCTAGCATTAGGTAATGCACTTGTTTCCCAAGAACTATTTGAAGCAGCGGAGTTTCATTACAATGAAGCATTAAAAATGGAAAAGGAAATTAATGCTCACTCCAAAGCATGGGCTTATTATAATATCGGCTATGTTCTGAAGTCTCAAGGAAAGATGACAGAAGCTTTAGAGTCATATACGAAAGCTGGAGATTTATGGCTGAATAAAGGTGATCATCAACAAGCAATTCGTGCTTACATGAGCGTTATTCGTCACTATGAGGGCAGTCAACCAAAAGAAGCAATCCATATACTGCAAGAAAGGATTGACCATCTAGTTGTGCTACAAAATTCTAATAGTGAAACCATCGGAATTTCCCATGTTCTTGGATATTTGTACTTTCATCAAGGGAAAATAGCGGATGAGTTAAAACGGTATGAAAAAGCGAAGGATGCATTCCTCTCAAGTTATCATACAAGAAAAGGTTTAATTGGTATTGATGATGAAATAGAAGCTACCCTCAATTATTTGGTTATCGTTTGCAGAGCATTAGGTGAAAGTGAAGAAGCGCAATCATGGAAGACAAAATTACATGACTTCAAAGAACGTTCTATAAAAACAGAGGATTGGAAACTTCGAGAGCGAATGATTACTTTATTAAATACGGATTCTGAGATAGATCCTCATAAATTAGCAGAATTAAAACAAGATGTCGATAAAATGGAATCGATTCACTTGCGAGTGATGTTTTTGCTAACCTTAGCCAGTCGTCAAATTGATGAAAAACCTGATATTGCTTTGCAATCATTAGATCAAGCAATGAAGTTAAATATTGAAGAATATCCTGATGAACACGTACTTGTTTTGAAATTATATGCTAAAATTATGAAAGTGCTTAATCGCATGGAAAAAGCTTACGATTATTTATGTGAAGCAATACGGGTAAAACCAACATACATTGAATTATACCCACAAGTTGTGTTTTTAGCACAAGAATTAGGTAAAGATGATTCCAAGCTAGAGCATGCCTTGTCATGGGTGAAAATTGAGGAAGATAATGTGACTGCTTGGCAAGTTATTGGCACCCAATATGAGAAATTGGGACAACCACGAGAATCCTATGAAGCCTTTAAAGAGGCATTGGCTGTGGCCCCATTTGACCCAGAAGTTCAGGAACAAATAAAGCAATCTTTACATCGAGTGACTGAGCAAGTGATGGAGCAGACAGAAACCGATACTCGCTCTTACCCATTGATAGCTGATTTTTTAAATGAACCAAAGGAAAAGGTGCATAAGACTATTCAGAATCGAATGTCTGAGAAATTGTATAGTTTTCAAAAGATAATAGAAAAGCATCATACACCAGATTTTTGGCGACGTGAAAGTGGAAAAATAAAGTGGATATCTTCGCCTGAAAAAAAGGCACAACAGTATCTTTTACTCTATTTACGCACACAACTACATCCAGATATTGAAGTTCTTGATGAAGTTGTTATAGGAGAAGGTCGGATGGATGTTTATATTAGGATCCCACCGGGAATTAACCTTATCCTAGAAATTAAAATGTGTGGTGAGGGTTATTCCTCGACTTATACTAAGGGGGCAATTGAACAAACGGAAGCCTATATGGACAAAAAGGATTGT
- a CDS encoding HNH endonuclease, with protein sequence MGVSIGDACRLYKKCKICDDYKYLKNFPTRGGRMSNRTKRKSYCWDCKDRKYEKILGPKQEYSFDTSVLDASKEITIRGRDSSNYKFENTVSYDKAKKLVEEGAAGIFHSTLIHHFFNRKTLKAFILERDGYTCHYCGFYGDTIDHMISKSKGGLSTPRNCVCSCEECNSEKADKRYKEYLEIIKLRLQQPS encoded by the coding sequence GTGGGTGTCAGTATCGGTGATGCTTGTAGGCTCTATAAGAAGTGTAAAATATGTGATGACTATAAATATCTGAAAAACTTCCCAACAAGAGGTGGGAGAATGAGTAATCGAACGAAAAGAAAATCTTACTGTTGGGATTGCAAAGATCGTAAGTATGAAAAAATTCTTGGACCTAAACAAGAATATAGCTTTGATACGTCTGTATTAGATGCGTCTAAAGAAATTACCATTCGCGGCCGGGATTCAAGTAATTATAAATTTGAAAATACCGTAAGCTATGACAAAGCTAAGAAGTTGGTGGAAGAAGGAGCAGCTGGAATTTTTCATAGCACATTAATTCATCATTTTTTCAACAGAAAAACGTTAAAGGCGTTTATTTTGGAACGTGATGGCTATACATGCCATTACTGCGGTTTCTACGGTGACACGATTGATCATATGATTTCTAAGTCGAAAGGCGGATTAAGTACACCGAGAAATTGTGTTTGCTCCTGTGAAGAATGTAATAGTGAGAAAGCCGACAAGAGGTATAAAGAATACTTAGAAATCATCAAGCTCAGATTACAACAACCAAGTTAA
- a CDS encoding HNH endonuclease: MGVSIGDACRIYKKCKICGETKYLKKFPTRGGRMSNGTKRKSYCWDCKDRKHERILSSRQEYSFDTSLLDTSKEITIRGRDSSNYKFENTVSYDKAKKLVEEGAAGIFHSTLIHHFFNRKSLKKFVLERDGFICHYCGFYGDTIDHKIPKSKGGFSTPSNCVCSCGGCNSEKADMRYEEYLEIINIRFQQPS, translated from the coding sequence TTGGGTGTCAGTATAGGTGATGCTTGCAGGATCTATAAAAAGTGTAAAATTTGTGGTGAAACTAAATATCTGAAAAAATTCCCAACAAGAGGTGGGAGAATGAGTAATGGAACGAAAAGAAAATCCTACTGTTGGGATTGCAAAGATCGTAAGCATGAAAGAATACTTAGTTCAAGGCAGGAATATAGCTTTGATACGTCTTTATTAGATACATCTAAAGAAATTACCATTCGCGGCCGGGATTCAAGTAATTATAAATTTGAAAATACCGTAAGCTATGACAAAGCTAAGAAGTTGGTGGAAGAAGGAGCAGCTGGAATTTTTCATAGCACATTAATTCATCATTTTTTCAACAGGAAATCTTTAAAAAAGTTCGTATTGGAACGGGATGGCTTTATATGCCATTATTGTGGATTTTATGGAGATACGATTGATCATAAAATACCCAAATCAAAAGGTGGATTTAGCACACCAAGCAACTGTGTTTGTTCTTGTGGGGGATGCAATAGTGAGAAAGCCGATATGAGGTATGAAGAATATTTAGAAATCATCAACATCAGATTCCAACAACCAAGTTAA
- a CDS encoding restriction endonuclease: protein MGWNLLWSMLTAEPLLTWGLIVFVIGTLIFAFIVDTIKEQKLRKSGMREIDKMSGRKFEEYLQAQLKTSGYNVKLTPASGDYGADLVLSSKGKKIIVQVKRYKKNVGVKAVQEIASAKSHYKADECWVITNSFFTEQAKKLAVTNHVKLIDRNQLMNWIIKNNKGEEKSS, encoded by the coding sequence ATGGGATGGAATTTACTTTGGTCGATGTTAACAGCTGAACCTTTACTAACATGGGGATTAATTGTATTTGTTATTGGTACCTTAATATTTGCATTTATCGTTGATACGATAAAGGAACAGAAGCTAAGAAAGTCAGGAATGCGAGAAATTGATAAAATGTCAGGTAGAAAGTTTGAGGAGTATCTTCAAGCACAATTAAAAACTAGCGGATATAATGTTAAACTAACGCCGGCAAGTGGTGATTATGGGGCGGATTTAGTTTTATCCTCAAAAGGCAAGAAAATTATTGTTCAAGTAAAACGATATAAGAAAAATGTTGGCGTTAAAGCTGTGCAAGAGATAGCCTCGGCCAAAAGTCACTATAAGGCCGACGAATGCTGGGTTATTACAAATAGCTTTTTTACAGAGCAAGCTAAAAAATTAGCGGTTACAAATCATGTTAAGTTGATTGATCGGAATCAATTAATGAATTGGATAATAAAGAATAATAAAGGTGAAGAGAAAAGTAGCTAA
- a CDS encoding restriction endonuclease, with the protein MTSKDRKTLKELINMIFVGTGLVIWYLFFRSDAWYLLFVFILAGVLLSEIVQLFIPALNVKHKRKKNRTQNVKENNKRTNKLNNSSNLTSDIDQLSGQEFEELMYAYFKDHGYNPQLTDKTGDHGVDLVIKDPQDGLQIAVQCKCYKKGNNIGNKPLRDLEGAKRYYKCPATLFITTSDFTSKAREFADSLNSMDIWNGFIVREKLEKWQNKH; encoded by the coding sequence ATGACAAGCAAAGACAGGAAGACCTTAAAAGAATTAATTAATATGATTTTTGTCGGAACAGGGTTAGTGATCTGGTACTTATTTTTCAGGTCCGATGCTTGGTACCTCTTATTCGTTTTTATTTTGGCCGGAGTATTGTTATCAGAGATAGTGCAGCTATTTATTCCAGCCTTAAATGTTAAACATAAACGTAAAAAGAATAGAACGCAGAACGTCAAAGAGAATAACAAAAGGACAAACAAACTGAACAACTCTTCTAACTTAACGTCTGATATCGATCAACTATCTGGCCAAGAATTTGAAGAGCTTATGTATGCTTATTTTAAAGATCATGGATACAACCCTCAGCTAACAGACAAAACGGGGGATCATGGCGTGGATCTGGTTATTAAAGATCCTCAAGACGGACTCCAAATAGCTGTTCAATGCAAGTGTTATAAAAAAGGCAATAACATTGGCAACAAACCATTACGAGATCTTGAAGGTGCCAAAAGATATTATAAATGTCCCGCCACACTTTTCATTACGACAAGTGATTTTACATCTAAGGCGAGAGAATTTGCTGACAGTCTCAACAGCATGGATATCTGGAATGGGTTTATTGTGAGAGAGAAACTAGAGAAATGGCAGAACAAGCACTAG
- a CDS encoding response regulator, protein MGTILIVDDSGFMRGYLKRMIQEHGYTDVIDAADGQEAINVYKYCNPAIVFLDITMPNVDGLTALEEIIKFNPDAKVVMCSAIGTESNVIKALQLGAIDFIVKPKFDGLIDVLNKHCHTY, encoded by the coding sequence ATGGGTACGATATTAATAGTTGATGATTCAGGGTTTATGAGAGGCTATTTAAAACGTATGATTCAGGAACATGGCTATACAGACGTTATAGATGCAGCGGATGGGCAGGAAGCGATTAACGTGTACAAATACTGTAACCCCGCCATTGTTTTTCTCGACATAACAATGCCGAATGTCGATGGTTTAACAGCACTAGAGGAAATTATCAAATTCAATCCTGATGCGAAAGTGGTTATGTGTTCAGCTATAGGTACAGAATCCAATGTTATTAAAGCACTGCAATTAGGTGCCATAGATTTTATTGTAAAGCCGAAATTTGATGGCTTGATAGACGTTCTGAACAAGCATTGTCATACGTATTAA
- a CDS encoding uracil-DNA glycosylase family protein, translating to MSYNKHLYHLYQQHWDDLRNSIKALPKSKRPTHPLLLKLTDEVAYQEADIKIMFVGKETNDWEGTFGHYHVKGLQDFYETFWNKDTKAKKTLFWKFMRKWISQIEEELPNASVSVTWNNIYKIGRSGKRGKPNKATQEITKRDFCVFKEELRILKPDVVIFLTGPGYDTVLETYLPGVEFREVEAFNKRNIAHCSHPSLSRIAIRTYHPQYLNTLKPEEREFHRKTPIEVILKQLKFRGPYNQ from the coding sequence ATGAGTTATAACAAGCATTTGTATCATCTATACCAACAACATTGGGATGACCTTAGAAACTCTATAAAGGCACTTCCGAAAAGTAAAAGACCGACGCATCCGCTACTTTTAAAGCTTACAGATGAAGTGGCTTATCAGGAAGCAGATATCAAAATAATGTTCGTCGGGAAAGAAACGAATGATTGGGAAGGTACATTTGGCCACTATCATGTGAAAGGTCTTCAAGACTTCTACGAAACGTTTTGGAATAAAGATACCAAAGCCAAAAAGACATTATTTTGGAAGTTTATGAGAAAGTGGATCTCTCAAATTGAAGAAGAACTCCCAAATGCCTCAGTGTCTGTCACATGGAATAATATCTATAAGATTGGCAGAAGCGGAAAGAGAGGCAAGCCAAACAAGGCAACACAAGAGATCACCAAAAGGGATTTCTGTGTTTTTAAGGAAGAGTTAAGGATTCTAAAACCAGACGTTGTGATTTTTCTTACGGGACCGGGTTATGATACTGTCCTTGAGACATATCTTCCGGGTGTCGAGTTTCGAGAAGTAGAGGCATTTAACAAGAGGAATATTGCTCACTGTTCTCATCCATCGCTATCAAGAATCGCCATCCGTACTTATCATCCCCAGTACCTGAACACATTAAAGCCGGAAGAAAGGGAGTTTCACCGGAAAACACCGATTGAAGTCATCTTAAAACAATTAAAGTTTAGGGGACCCTATAATCAATGA
- a CDS encoding Ig-like domain-containing protein: protein MFDSTGLTSASGELDESSIENGDEFSYKVVISKDDASVESSLADVKVVNKSATFTDITSYTLRLDSNDSDDVTTGTDDQAADPVLTSNTLVVGETAIVDELEGTNLNGDTEKAITDADFSSSNPAVATVNSNGHITAQSSGTTDITITKGDVTQTFTITVETEARELTNATFSEDEVKLVNGQTRKGLTGQATDQYGDPYFVDNTDGDLTVSSALNADDEVIAEPLKPDDQSESGVVTDKDGKFAFAIEASTDKVGSGDIEVKRNDTVVATVNVTVSDDNTAATHKLELSSGKDLTLDSYAGADDQTLTLQYNGYNADGYLVGPKTFKDSETTDAYSVKSSDSNIVSVGVSDNDNALAKNQLMLMLWVKVLHL, encoded by the coding sequence GTGTTTGATTCTACAGGCTTAACTAGTGCTTCTGGTGAATTAGATGAGAGTTCAATTGAAAATGGTGATGAATTCTCTTATAAAGTTGTAATTTCAAAAGATGATGCTAGTGTGGAATCTTCACTAGCTGATGTTAAAGTTGTTAATAAGTCAGCAACATTTACTGATATCACTTCATATACTTTACGCCTAGATTCAAATGATTCTGATGATGTAACTACTGGAACTGATGATCAGGCAGCAGACCCAGTATTAACTAGCAACACATTAGTGGTTGGTGAAACTGCAATTGTTGATGAATTAGAGGGTACAAACCTAAACGGTGATACAGAAAAAGCAATTACTGATGCTGACTTCTCTTCATCAAACCCAGCTGTTGCAACTGTTAATTCTAATGGTCACATTACAGCTCAATCATCCGGTACTACAGACATCACTATAACTAAAGGTGATGTTACCCAGACATTCACGATTACTGTAGAAACAGAGGCACGTGAGTTAACTAATGCTACTTTTAGTGAAGATGAAGTTAAATTAGTAAATGGACAAACTCGCAAAGGTCTCACTGGTCAAGCAACTGACCAATATGGCGATCCATACTTTGTTGATAACACTGATGGTGATTTAACTGTTTCTTCTGCATTAAATGCTGACGATGAAGTAATCGCAGAGCCACTTAAACCAGATGATCAATCTGAATCAGGAGTAGTTACAGACAAAGATGGTAAATTTGCATTTGCTATCGAAGCTTCTACTGATAAAGTTGGTAGCGGGGACATTGAAGTTAAACGTAATGACACTGTTGTTGCAACAGTTAACGTTACGGTTTCTGATGATAACACTGCAGCTACACATAAATTGGAACTTTCAAGTGGTAAAGATTTAACTCTTGATAGTTATGCAGGTGCAGATGACCAAACATTGACTCTTCAATATAATGGTTATAATGCAGATGGTTATTTAGTAGGGCCTAAAACATTTAAAGATTCTGAAACTACTGATGCATATTCAGTAAAATCATCAGATTCTAATATAGTATCTGTTGGTGTGTCTGACAATGATAATGCGCTGGCAAAGAATCAATTGATGTTAATGCTGTGGGTGAAGGTACTGCATCTGTAG
- a CDS encoding aspartyl-phosphate phosphatase Spo0E family protein: protein MQTSYRNLEHLVQMINQHRNLMLETAKVYGMGSEKTLNISQELDELILAYQKATAAQSKTNSVDEEKLPLSSA from the coding sequence ATGCAAACAAGCTACAGGAACTTAGAACATTTAGTACAAATGATTAATCAGCATAGAAACTTAATGCTGGAAACCGCAAAGGTCTATGGTATGGGAAGTGAAAAGACATTAAATATTAGCCAAGAATTGGACGAGTTAATCCTTGCCTACCAAAAGGCTACTGCGGCCCAAAGTAAGACTAATAGCGTAGATGAGGAAAAGCTTCCTTTAAGTTCAGCCTGA
- a CDS encoding DUF6998 domain-containing protein yields the protein MEKDAIISFFKSVKELREKGVVRSDKYLGDIGEYICQQKYGIELCQSGRQKGYDGIKGGKKYQIKFHNSAKRTNEYFGDPDEYDLVLLVVGPSSLLRNDQHYNKFHIYEINSEYVKENFRQKSGYCCGKEKLSKMDYDVIAL from the coding sequence ATGGAGAAAGATGCCATAATAAGTTTCTTTAAGTCTGTTAAGGAACTAAGAGAAAAAGGTGTCGTGAGATCAGATAAGTATTTAGGGGATATAGGTGAGTATATTTGCCAACAGAAGTATGGTATCGAGCTATGCCAATCTGGAAGACAAAAAGGGTATGATGGAATAAAGGGTGGAAAAAAGTATCAAATTAAATTTCATAACTCCGCCAAAAGAACAAATGAATATTTTGGAGATCCCGACGAATATGATTTAGTTTTATTGGTAGTGGGTCCAAGCAGTTTGTTAAGGAATGATCAGCACTACAATAAGTTTCATATTTATGAAATTAACAGCGAATATGTGAAAGAAAACTTTAGGCAAAAGTCAGGTTATTGTTGTGGTAAAGAAAAATTAAGTAAAATGGATTATGATGTAATAGCTTTATAA